One region of Chryseobacterium sp. SORGH_AS_0447 genomic DNA includes:
- a CDS encoding NUDIX domain-containing protein produces the protein MIDKINIRVYACAVKDKKVLTLFEEYAGEPLMKFPGGGLEFGEGLIECLHREFDEELNVKIEIVEHFYTQEGFLVSRFRENEQLLTIYYIVNIINEQDFLILDPCIERTEWVDIDRPDNPFPLPVDQIVFDKLKEKFL, from the coding sequence ATGATAGACAAGATCAACATCAGGGTATATGCCTGTGCGGTGAAGGATAAAAAAGTATTGACTTTGTTTGAAGAATATGCCGGTGAACCTTTGATGAAGTTTCCGGGCGGCGGACTGGAATTTGGCGAAGGATTAATAGAATGCCTGCATCGTGAATTCGATGAAGAGCTGAATGTAAAAATAGAAATCGTAGAACATTTTTATACGCAGGAAGGTTTTCTGGTATCGCGCTTCAGGGAAAACGAACAGCTGCTGACCATTTATTATATCGTTAATATCATCAATGAACAGGATTTCCTAATCCTCGATCCGTGTATCGAAAGAACGGAATGGGTGGATATTGACAGACCAGACAATCCGTTCCCGCTACCGGTAGATCAAATTGTTTTCGATAAGTTAAAAGAAAAATTCCTGTAA